A single region of the Ziziphus jujuba cultivar Dongzao chromosome 10, ASM3175591v1 genome encodes:
- the LOC107406353 gene encoding dehydrogenase FPY6 isoform X1 yields MAKAPQIAILGAGIFVKTQYIPRLAEISELVFVKAIWSRSEESARGAVEVAQKSFPGVECKWGDKGLDEILEDDSILGVAVALAGQAQVDVSLRVLRAGKHVLQEKPAAASIIELENALAHYNSILTHAPSKPIWAVAENYRFEPALVEGKKLISEIGDMMSVQLVIEGSMNSSNPYFSSSWRRNFSGGFILDMGVHFIAGLRMLVGCDVVSVSATTSHVDKTLPPPDNISSLFQLDNGCSGVFVMVVSSRSPKIFWRVVGSKGTIQIERGNHDGRHGYVILVYGADGQSKSSFYPFSGVTDEFKSFIHDISQASLKKGSPYEAEPRLSYVEGARDVAILEAMLESGSRQGAPVHVKKF; encoded by the exons ATGGCAAAGGCACCCCAGATCGCCATTCTTGGAGCTGGTATCTTTGTCAAAACTCAGTATATTCCTAGGCTTGCTGAGATTTCTGAACTCGTCTTTGTTAAAGCCATTTGGAGCCGTTCGGAG GAATCTGCAAGAGGAGCTGTTGAGGTTGCTCAGAAAAGTTTTCCCGGTGTAGAATGCAAGTGGGGGGATAAGGGTCTTGATGAGATTCTTGAAGATGATTCTATACTAGGTGTCGCAGTGGCTTTAGCTGGTCAAGCTCAG GTTGATGTCTCTCTTCGAGTGCTCAGGGCAGGGAAACACGTCCTTCAAG AGAAACCGGCAGCAGCTT CTATAATTGAATTGGAAAATGCACTAGCACACTATAATTCCATTCTTACCCATGCCCCTAGTAAACCCATTTGGGCTGTGGCCGAAAACTATCGATTTGAACCTGCTCTTGTGGAG GGAAAGAAGCTTATATCTGAAATTGGAGATATGATGAGTGTCCAACTTGTCATTGAAGGATCAATGAACAGTTCAAACCCTTACTTCTCAAGCTCTTGGCGGCGCAATTTTTCT GGGGGTTTCATTCTGGATATGGGGGTACATTTCATTGCAGGGCTCAGGATG CTTGTTGGATGTGATGTAGTCTCCGTGTCAGCTACAACCTCTCATGTGGATAAGACTTTACCTCCTCCAGATAACATATCTTCTCTCTT TCAACTGGATAATGGATGTTCAGGAGTTTTTGTGATGGTTGTCTCTTCAAGGTCACCCAAG ATTTTCTGGAGAGTTGTTGGCTCAAAGGGAACAATACAAATCGAGCGTGGAAACCATGATGGAAGACATGGCTATGTG ATTTTAGTTTATGGTGCAGATGGGCAAAGCAAAAGCTCTTTTTACCCATTTAGTGGAGTAACAGACGAATTCAAAAGTTTTATACATGACATATCACAGGCCTCTCTCAAG AAGGGAAGTCCATATGAAGCTGAGCCTCGTCTCTCATATGTGGAAGGTGCCAGAGATGTTGCAATCCTAGAGGCAATGCTGGAATCTGGAAGCAGGCAAGGGGCACCAGTTCATGTAAAGAAGTTTTAA
- the LOC107406353 gene encoding dehydrogenase FPY6 isoform X2, with the protein MAKAPQIAILGAGIFVKTQYIPRLAEISELVFVKAIWSRSEESARGAVEVAQKSFPGVECKWGDKGLDEILEDDSILGVAVALAGQAQVDVSLRVLRAGKHVLQAIIELENALAHYNSILTHAPSKPIWAVAENYRFEPALVEGKKLISEIGDMMSVQLVIEGSMNSSNPYFSSSWRRNFSGGFILDMGVHFIAGLRMLVGCDVVSVSATTSHVDKTLPPPDNISSLFQLDNGCSGVFVMVVSSRSPKIFWRVVGSKGTIQIERGNHDGRHGYVILVYGADGQSKSSFYPFSGVTDEFKSFIHDISQASLKKGSPYEAEPRLSYVEGARDVAILEAMLESGSRQGAPVHVKKF; encoded by the exons ATGGCAAAGGCACCCCAGATCGCCATTCTTGGAGCTGGTATCTTTGTCAAAACTCAGTATATTCCTAGGCTTGCTGAGATTTCTGAACTCGTCTTTGTTAAAGCCATTTGGAGCCGTTCGGAG GAATCTGCAAGAGGAGCTGTTGAGGTTGCTCAGAAAAGTTTTCCCGGTGTAGAATGCAAGTGGGGGGATAAGGGTCTTGATGAGATTCTTGAAGATGATTCTATACTAGGTGTCGCAGTGGCTTTAGCTGGTCAAGCTCAG GTTGATGTCTCTCTTCGAGTGCTCAGGGCAGGGAAACACGTCCTTCAAG CTATAATTGAATTGGAAAATGCACTAGCACACTATAATTCCATTCTTACCCATGCCCCTAGTAAACCCATTTGGGCTGTGGCCGAAAACTATCGATTTGAACCTGCTCTTGTGGAG GGAAAGAAGCTTATATCTGAAATTGGAGATATGATGAGTGTCCAACTTGTCATTGAAGGATCAATGAACAGTTCAAACCCTTACTTCTCAAGCTCTTGGCGGCGCAATTTTTCT GGGGGTTTCATTCTGGATATGGGGGTACATTTCATTGCAGGGCTCAGGATG CTTGTTGGATGTGATGTAGTCTCCGTGTCAGCTACAACCTCTCATGTGGATAAGACTTTACCTCCTCCAGATAACATATCTTCTCTCTT TCAACTGGATAATGGATGTTCAGGAGTTTTTGTGATGGTTGTCTCTTCAAGGTCACCCAAG ATTTTCTGGAGAGTTGTTGGCTCAAAGGGAACAATACAAATCGAGCGTGGAAACCATGATGGAAGACATGGCTATGTG ATTTTAGTTTATGGTGCAGATGGGCAAAGCAAAAGCTCTTTTTACCCATTTAGTGGAGTAACAGACGAATTCAAAAGTTTTATACATGACATATCACAGGCCTCTCTCAAG AAGGGAAGTCCATATGAAGCTGAGCCTCGTCTCTCATATGTGGAAGGTGCCAGAGATGTTGCAATCCTAGAGGCAATGCTGGAATCTGGAAGCAGGCAAGGGGCACCAGTTCATGTAAAGAAGTTTTAA
- the LOC107412649 gene encoding DNA topoisomerase 6 subunit B, with translation MEDLSSDEIPTEAKKSKTPRKRKEKESALKQKSPAEFFAENKNIAGFDNPGKCLYTTVRELVENSLDSAESISELPVVEITIEEIGKSKFNSMIGLVDRERVDEKLYDDYETAKAREKRLAKEARAHEIQAKNAALGKKVKEPQGTKVIKGRGEASFYRVTCKDNGRGMPHDDIPNMFGRVLSGTKYGLKQTRGKFGLGAKMALIWSKMSTGLPMEISSSMKGQSYISFCRLDIDIHRNIPHIHAHEKRDNKERWHGAEIQVVIEGNWTTYRSKILHYMRQMAVITPYAQFLFKFVSDASDKNVTIRFARRTDVMPPVPLETKHHPSSVDLLLIKRLITETSKQSLLQFLQHEFVNIGKSYAERLIGEMGPDFNPKMAVKSLTSQQIVRVHQLFRQAKFDDPSGDCLSPAGEYNLRLGIIKELHPDMVATYSGSAQVFEGHPFIVEAGVSVGGKDVKQGLNIFRFANRIPLLFEQGADVVTRTALKRINWNSYKINQTQDKIGVFVSIVSTKIPFKGTGKEYIGDDITEIASAVKSAIQQCCIQLKTKIVKKMQAREQQERKRNLSKYIPDATGAIYDVLKEMSQLHSSKKKRYDNEDTELLGKVSARLITKETLREKLAQHVEQVDYEMALEYATQSGVSEEPREAIFLQSLEADDCFIDLHNPIFVFRLFH, from the exons ATGGAGGATTTGAGCAGCGATGAAATCCCAACGGAGGCCAAGAAATCTAAGACACCCAGAAAGCGCAAGGAAAAGGAAAGCGCTCTTAAGCAGA AATCTCCGGCTGAGTTCTTTGCAGAGAATAAGAACATTGCTGGATTTGATAAT CCAGGAAAATGCCTTTATACTACTGTAAGGGAACTTGTCGAGAATTCCCTTGATTCTGCGGAGTCCATCTCTGAACTTCCTGTTGTAGAAATAACAAT TGAAGAGATTGGcaaaagcaagtttaattcaatgATTGGTCTTGTTGACCGTGAACGTGTTGATGAGAAACTATATGATGATTATGAGACGGCTAAGGCCAGGGAG AAACGATTAGCAAAAGAAGCCCGCGCTCATGAAATACAAGCAAAGAATGCTGCCCTTGGAAAGAAAGTCAAAGAGCCTCAAGGTACTAAGGTCATAAAGGGTCGAGGTGAGGCTTCATTTTATAGGGTGACGTGTAAG GATAATGGAAGAGGAATGCCACACGATGACATCCCGAATATGTTTGGAAGAG TTCTGTCTGGCACAAAATATGGCTTGAAGCAGACACGTGGGAAGTTTGGACTTGGTGCTAAGATG GCATTAATTTGGTCTAAGATGAGTACCGGCCTTCCTATGGAGAtctcatcatcaatgaagggcCAAAGCTACATTTCATTCTGCAGGCTGGATATTGATATTCATAG GAACATTCCTCATATTCATGCACATGAAAAACGGGATAATAAGGAAAGGTGGCATGGGGCTGAAATTCAAGTTGTAATTGAAGGCAATTGGACTACGTACCGT TCCAAGATATTGCATTACATGCGACAGATGGCTGTTATCACCCCTTATGCCCAATTTCTTTTTAAGTTTGTATCAGATGCATCTGA TAAAAATGTAACTATAAGGTTTGCAAGGAGAACAGATGTAATGCCTCCAGTTCCTCTTGAGACAAAACACCATCCATCTTCTGTTGACTTACTACTGATCAAACGCCTTATAACAGAAACGTCAAAACAGAGCCTTTTGCAGTTTCTTCAGCATGAATTTGTAAATATAGGAAAATCATATGCAGAACGATTAATTG GAGAAATGGGTCCTGACTTCAACCCCAAAATGGCAGTTAAATCTTTAACTTCTCAGCAAATTGTTCGTGTCCATCAGTTATTTCGTCAAGCCAAGTTTGATGATCCAAGTGGTGAT TGTCTTAGTCCTGCAGGGGAGTACAATCTTCGCCTAGGGATTATAAAAGAGCTGCATCCAGACATGGTTGCTACTTATTCGGGCAG TGCTCAAGTTTTTGAAGGCCACCCCTTCATCGTGGAAGCTGGTGTCAGCGTGGGTGGTAAAGATGTGAAGCAG GGTCTGAACATTTTCCGATTTGCAAATCGGATACCTCTTCTTTTTGAGCAAGGTGCTGATGTTGTGACTAGGACTGCCCTTAAGAGAATCAA ttGGAATAGTTACAAAATCAACCAGACTCAAGATAAAATTGGTGTCTTTGTGAGCATTGTGAGCACAAAAATCCCCTTTAAAGGGACCGGGAAGGAATATATTGGAGATGATATAACCGAAATAGCCTCAGCTGTGAAG TCAGCGATTCAGCAGTGCTGTATCCAGCTAAAAACCAAAATAGTGAAGAAAATGCAGGCTCGTGAGCAGCAGGAGAGAAAACGAAATCTAAGCAA GTACATCCCAGATGCTACAGGTGCTATATATGATGTTTTAAAGGAAATGTCGCAGTTGCATTCATCAAAAAAGAAACGGTATGACAATGAGGATACTGAACTGCTTGGGAAAGTATCAGCTCGTTTGATTACAAAAGAAACACTCCGGGAAAAGCTTGCCCAGCATGTTGAACAG GTAGACTATGAGATGGCATTGGAGTACGCTACACAGAGTGGAGTGAGCGAGGAGCCACGAGAAGCGATATTTTTACAATCACTGGAAGCTGACGATTGTTTCATTGACTTGCATAACCCCATTTTCGTTTTTAGACTGTTTCATTAG
- the LOC107412659 gene encoding linoleate 13S-lipoxygenase 2-1, chloroplastic, with translation MMNPHVAKQTHPCQTLFPLHKPFVHVSCSWNGSVFTKPSSYFPKKQNKRRVRIGFNPSTIKAVVTPSTATEKSVNVKAILTVQRTVGGFLSNIGIERGLDDIKDVLGKSLLLELVSAELDPKTGQEKRTIKGFAHKTDRDGELELVTYESSFEIPAEFGRVGAVIIENEHHKEMFLKDIVLDGFPDGPVSLSCNSWLHSKYDNPRNRVFFTNKSYLPSETPSGLRRLREEELVILRGNGQGERKKSERIYDYDVYNDLGDPDSNADLKRPVLGGKDQPYPRRCRTGRPRCETDPLSESRSSDFYVPRDEAFSEVKQLTFSAKAVDSVLHALLPSLETAIIDTELGFPYFTAIDTLFDDGVILPPLKEKSFLKTIVPRIVKALRDTDDILQFEPPEPMARDKFFWFRDAEFARQTLAGLNPCSIQLVTKWPLKSELDPEIYGPPESAITTDMVEQEIRGFMTVEEAIKQKKLFTLDYHDLLLPYVSKVRELKGTTLYGSRTLFFLNPDGTLRPLAIELTRPKIGDKPQWKQVFTPCWHGTGIWLWRLAKAHVLAHDSGYHQLVSHWLRTHCATEPYIIATNRQLSVMHPIYRLLHPHFRYTMEINALARQALINAGGIIESSFSPGKYSIELSSVAYDRQWQFDLQALPADLISRGLAVEDPTAPHGLKLTIEDYPFANDGLVLWDSIKQWVSDYVNHYYSGAAQIQSDEELQAWWTEIRTVGHADKKDEPWWPELNTPQDLIDIITIIVWGASGHHAAVNFGQYAYAGYFPNRPTVARTNMPTEEHSKEDWNNFLKRPEGALLQCFPSQIQATKVMAVLDILSNHSPDEEYLGDQSEAAWDEDPVIKAAFERFNGRLREFEGIVDERNADNDLKNRSGAGVLPYELLKPFSEPGVTGKGVPYSISI, from the exons atgatgAACCCCCACGTAGCCAAACAGACCCATCCCTGCCAGACTCTCTTCCCACTGCACAAGCCATTCGTCCATGTCAGCTGTAGCTGGAATGGTTCGGTATTTACAAAACCCTCCTCCTACTTCCCTAAGAAACAGAATAAAAGGAGGGTTCGGATTGGCTTCAACCCTAGCACCATAAAAGCTGTTGTAACTCCTAGCACTGCCACCGAAAAGTCTGTCAATGTTAAAGCCATTCTGACCGTACAACGTACGGTCGGAGGGTTTTTGTCAAACATTGGTATTGAGCGAGGACTTGATGATATTAAGGATGTGCTCGGCAAATCTCTGCTTCTTGAGCTTGTTAGTGCTGAGCTTGACCCCA aaaCTGGACAAGAGAAGAGAACGATCAAAGGATTCGCGCACAAAACCGACCGGGATGGTGAGTTGGAGTTGGTGACGTACGAATCAAGCTTTGAAATTCCAGCAGAATTCGGAAGGGTTGGTGCAGTTATAATAGAGAACGAGCACCACAAGGAGATGTTTCTCAAAGATATCGTGTTGGATGGCTTCCCTGACGGTCCCGTCAGTCTCAGTTGCAACTCTTGGCTTCACTCTAAGTATGACAACCCTCGTAATAGGGTCTTCTTTACCAACAAG TCATACTTGCCATCAGAAACACCAAGTGGATTAAGGAGATTGAGAGAAGAAGAGCTGGTAATATTGAGAGGGAATGGGCAAGGAGAGCGCAAGAAGTCTGAGAGGATATATGATTATGATGTATACAACGATCTTGGTGATCCTGATAGTAATGCCGATCTCAAAAGACCTGTTCTCGGTGGCAAAGACCAACCCTATCCCAGACGCTGTAGGACTGGCCGACCACGCTGTGAAACTG atCCACTATCGGAGTCAAGAAGTAGTGACTTTTATGTGCCACGGGATGAAGCATTCTCGGAAGTAAAGCAGCTAACGTTTTCAGCAAAGGCGGTAGATTCGGTACTGCATGCATTATTGCCGTCTTTAGAGACGGCCATAATAGACACTGAGCTTGGATTCCCATACTTCACAGCCATTGATACCCTGTTCGACGACGGCGTTATTCTGCCTCCCCTTAAGGAAAAAAGCTTTCTCAAGACCATCGTCCCCAGAATTGTCAAGGCTTTAAGAGATACCGATGACATTTTGCAATTCGAACCCCCCGAGCCTATGGCCAGGGACAAGTTCTTTTGGTTCCGGGATGCCGAATTTGCCAGGCAAACTCTCGCCGGTCTCAATCCTTGCTCCATCCAGTTAGTCACC AAATGGCCATTGAAGAGTGAATTGGACCCAGAGATCTACGGCCCTCCTGAATCAGCAATCACGACTGACATGGTAGAGCAAGAGATCAGAGGTTTTATGACCGTTGAagag GCAATAAAGCAAAAGAAGCTGTTTACATTGGATTACCATGATCTGCTATTACCATACGTGAGCAAAGTAAGAGAGCTGAAAGGCACAACGCTGTACGGATCTCGGACACTGTTTTTCCTGAACCCAGATGGCACATTGAGGCCTCTGGCCATCGAGCTCACTCGCCCTAAAATTGGCGATAAGCCTCAGTggaagcaagttttcacacccTGTTGGCATGGCACCGGCATCTGGCTTTGGAGACTTGCCAAAGCCCATGTCCTTGCCCATGATTCTGGTTACCACCAACTCGTTAGTCACTG GCTAAGGACACATTGCGCCACAGAGCCTTACATAATCGCCACCAATCGGCAACTGAGTGTGATGCACCCAATCTATAGACTATTGCACCCACATTTCAGATACACAATGGAGATTAATGCTCTTGCTCGACAAGCTCTAATCAACGCTGGCGGCATTATCGAATCCTCATTCTCCCCTGGCAAATACTCCATAGAGCTAAGCTCTGTTGCCTACGACAGGCAGTGGCAGTTCGATCTACAAGCCTTGCCTGCTGACCTTATCAgcag GGGATTGGCCGTGGAAGATCCAACCGCTCCACACGGTCTCAAGCTAACAATTGAAGACTACCCTTTTGCCAACGACGGTCTGGTCCTATGGGATTCCATCAAACAATGGGTCTCCGACTACGTCAACCACTACTATTCCGGTGCGGCACAAATCCAGTCGGACGAAGAGCTGCAAGCATGGTGGACGGAGATCCGAACCGTAGGTCACGCGGACAAGAAGGACGAACCGTGGTGGCCAGAGCTGAACACACCTCAGGACCTGATAgacatcatcaccatcatcgtTTGGGGCGCGTCAGGTCACCACGCGGCAGTCAACTTCGGACAGTACGCGTACGCTGGCTACTTCCCAAATCGCCCCACTGTCGCGAGGACTAACATGCCCACGGAGGAACACTCGAAGGAGGACTGGAACAACTTCTTGAAGAGACCCGAAGGGGCGCTTCTGCAATGCTTCCCTTCTCAGATCCAAGCGACAAAAGTGATGGCAGTTTTGGATATTCTGTCGAACCATTCCCCGGATGAAGAGTACCTTGGGGATCAGTCGGAGGCTGCTTGGGATGAAGATCCTGTTATAAAGGCCGCCTTCGAACGCTTCAATGGCAggttgagggagtttgaaggcATTGTTGACGAAAGGAATGCTGACAACGATTTGAAGAACAGAAGTGGAGCTGGTGTTCTTCCTTATGAGCTTTTGAAGCCGTTCTCTGAGCCTGGCGTCACTGGGAAAGGTGTTCCCTATAGCatctccatttga